Proteins encoded together in one Telopea speciosissima isolate NSW1024214 ecotype Mountain lineage chromosome 6, Tspe_v1, whole genome shotgun sequence window:
- the LOC122664351 gene encoding uncharacterized protein At4g00950-like gives MGSEAEVEVEVREEARKRRIRRSTAPQKLSLFSLPVPQQSSDPSGMLTPPFRPPASVPFLWEEAPGKPLLTSNSSSSSSSSSAIARCLELPPRLQLTEASNNTPSPTTVLDGPYVRRSSSFTSPSVDRDPPPLQGSFRRGTGSPEDSDGVDGIPQLGSLFHSKRRDVRSCSGRGYFGFSLRKAFFSSSSSSFNSKPNQDVGGEGNSISKVKISRIRSTGSFFSLSRTKSSHVWASIYEGFKQVVPWRNKMTKKDGLVD, from the coding sequence ATGGGATCCGAAGcagaagtagaagtagaagtgagggaagaagcaagaaaaagGAGAATAAGGAGGTCCACAGCACCACAGAAGCTCTCCCTCTTCTCACTTCCAGTCCCACAGCAGTCCTCAGATCCTTCAGGCATGTTGACTCCACCATTCCGACCCCCTGCTTCCGTTCCTTTCCTTTGGGAAGAAGCACCTGGCAAGCCCCTTCTTACTTCCaactcctcttcctcctcttcctcctcttctgccATCGCCAGATGCTTGGAGCTTCCCCCACGCCTTCAGTTGACAGAGGCTTCCAACAACACGCCTTCCCCTACCACCGTTCTTGACGGGCCTTACGTTCGTCGCTCCTCATCCTTCACTTCTCCCTCCGTTGACAGAGACCCTCCTCCATTACAAGGGTCTTTTCGCCGAGGAACTGGAAGCCCTGAAGATAGTGATGGTGTTGATGGGATTCCCCAGCTTGGTTCTTTGTTTCATAGTAAGAGAAGAGATGTCAGAAGCTGCAGCGGCAGAGGGTACTTTGGTTTTTCCCTGAGGAAggccttcttctcctcttcctcttcctccttcaatTCCAAGCCGAATCAGGATGTGGGTGGTGAAGGAAATTCAATTTCAAAGGTGAAGATTTCCAGGATCAGGAGCACTGGGAGCTTCTTTAGCCTCTCACGGACCAAATCATCTCACGTATGG